The Ochotona princeps isolate mOchPri1 chromosome 1, mOchPri1.hap1, whole genome shotgun sequence genome has a segment encoding these proteins:
- the UBD gene encoding ubiquitin D, with protein MAPNASSILVNVSYNQELMTFEAKKYDRVRKINEHVRAKTKVHVPDQVLLLGSKTLKPQRRLSSYGIDMETTIHLTLKVVKPSDEELPVALVDLGDQGQRYQLLVRRSNSVAQVKEMIKTLTGMTPENVTCNGKKLEAGKTMADYQIKKGTEFFMTTPCIGG; from the exons ATGGCTCCCAATGCTTCCAGCATCTTA GTGAACGTCAGTTATAACCAGGAATTAATGACTTTTGAGGCCAAGAAATATGACAGAGTGAGGAAGATCAACGAGCATGTCCGTGCTAAGACCAAAGTTCATGTGCCGGATCAAGTCCTTCTGCTGGGCTCCAAGACTCTAAAGCCCCAGAGGAGACTGTCATCTTACGGCATCGACATGGAGACCACCATCCACCTGACCCTGAAGGTGGTGAAGCCCAGTGATGAAGAGCTACCCGTGGCTCTGGTGGATTTAGGAGACCAGGGGCAGAGGTACCAACTGCTCGTGCGAAGGTCCAACTCTGTGGCCCAGGTGAAGGAAATGATCAAGACCCTGACTGGGATGACTCCTGAGAATGTGACTTGCAATGGaaagaagctggaagctgggaagacCATGGCAGATTATCAAATCAAAAAGGGCACTGAATTCTTTATGACAACTCCTTGCATTGGAGGGTGA
- the LOC101519476 gene encoding putative olfactory receptor 2I1, which yields MKGNHSTEQRFLLLGFSDWPSLQQILFVLILLCYLLTLAGNSALVLLAVRDPRLHTPMYYFLCHLALVDAGFTTSVVPPLLVNLQGPPLWLPRGGCIAQLYASLALGSTECVLLAVMALDRAAAVCHPLRYPALASPRLCSALAGASWLGGLTNSAAQTALLAARPLCAPHRLDHFICELPALLQLACGGARENVERQMFAARVVILLVPSSVILASYGAVGRAVWGMRSGGGWRKAAGTCGSHLTAVCLFYGSAIYTYLQPTHSYNQGRGKFVSLFYTVVTPALNPLIYTLRNKEVKGAARRLLGSLGRERTRQ from the exons ATGAAG GGCAACCATAGCACAGAGCAGCGCTTCCTCCTGCTGGGTTTCTCCGACTGGCCCTCGCTGCAGCAGATCCTCTTCgtcctcatcctcctctgctaCCTCCTGACTCTGGCGGGCAATTCGGCGCTGGTGCTGCTGGCCGTGCGCGACCCGCGCCTGCATACGCCCATGTACTACTTCCTCTGTCACCTGGCCCTAGTGGACGCAGGCTTCACGACAAGCGTGGTGCCGCCGCTGCTGGTCAACTTGCAAGGTCCACCACTCTGGCTGCCGCGCGGCGGCTGCATCGCCCAGCTGTACGCCTCGCTGGCTCTGGGTTCAACAGAATGCGTGCTCCTGGCCGTGATGGCGCTGGACCGCGCGGCCGCCGTGTGCCACCCGTTACGATACCCCGCACTCGCTTCCCCGCGCCTCTGCAGTGCGCTGGCAGGCGCCTCGTGGCTGGGAGGCCTCACCAACTCTGCCGCGCAGACGGCTCTCCTGGCTGCTCGGCCGCTATGCGCGCCCCACCGGCTGGATCACTTCATCTGCGAGCTGCCTGCGCTGCTCCAGTTGGCATGCGGAGGCGCCAGAGAAAACGTGGAGCGCCAGATGTTTGCCGCCCGCGTGGTCATCCTGCTGGTGCCGTCCAGCGTCATCCTGGCCTCATATGGAGCGGTGGGCCGCGCCGTATGGGGTATGCGCTCCGGAGGAGGCTGGCGAAAGGCCGCGGGCACCTGCGGCTCCCACCTGACCGCCGTCTGCCTATTTTATGGTTCCGCCATCTACACCTACCTGCAGCCCACGCACAGCTACAACCAGGGGCGGGGCAAGTTCGTTTCTCTCTTCTACACGGTGGTCACGCCCGCCCTTAATCCACTTATCTACACACTCAGAAATAAGGAGGTGAAGGGGGCCGCGAGGAGGCTCCTGGGGAGCCTGGGGAGAGAGCGCACCCGACAGTGA
- the LOC101519726 gene encoding olfactory receptor 10C1: protein MGTNASTVTEFVLVGFSRLPGLQGALFSLFLAVYLLTVTGNLLIVALVSADAALQSPMYFFLRVLSALEICYTSVTVPLLLHHLLTGRRRIPRSGCALQMFFFLFFGATECCLLAAMAYDRYAAICHPLRYPVLLSRRVCLRLAGSAWGCGAMVGLGHTSFIFSLPFCGPNAIPHFFCEIQPVLQLVCGDTSLNELQIILAAALIILCPFGLILSSYGRILATIFRIPSSAGRRKAFSTCSSHLLVVSLFYGTAIFIYIRPKASYDPTTDPLLSLFYAVVTPILNPIIYSLRNADVKAALKRTLQKMKPSDF, encoded by the coding sequence ATGGGGACCAACGCATCTACAGTGACCGAGTTCGTCCTCGTGGGCTTCTCGCGCCTGCCCGGCCTGCAGGGCGCACTCTTCTCGCTCTTTCTGGCCGTCTACCTGCTCACGGTGACCGGCAACCTGCTCATCGTGGCGCTGGTGTCAGCCGACGCCGCCCTGCAGtcgcccatgtacttcttcctgcgGGTCCTGTCGGCGCTGGAGATCTGCTACACGTCGGTCACggtgcccctgctgctccaccatCTCCTCACGGGCCGGCGCCGCATCCCTCGCTCCGGCTGCGCCCTGCAGatgttcttcttcctcttcttcggGGCCACCGAGTGCTGCCTGCTGGCGGCCATGGCCTACGATCGCTACGCCGCCATCTGCCACCCGCTCCGCTACCCGGTGCTGCTGAGCCGCCGCGTGTGTCTGCGGCTGGCAGGCTCCGCTTGGGGCTGCGGGGCGAtggtggggctgggccacaccTCCTTCATCTTCTCCTTGCCCTTCTGCGGTCCCAATGCCATCCCTCACTTCTTCTGCGAGATCCAGCCGGTCCTGCAGTTGGTGTGCGGGGACACGTCGCTCAATGAGTTGCAGATCATCCTGGCGGCCGCCCTCATCATCCTCTGCCCCTTTGGACTCATCCTGAGCTCCTACGGGCGTATCCTGGCCACCATCTTCCGGATCCCATCCTCCGCAGGCCGTCGCAAGGCCttctccacctgctcctcccacctgCTCGTCGTTTCCCTCTTCTATGGCACAGCCATCTTTATCTACATCCGCCCAAAGGCCAGCTATGACCCCACCACTGACCCTCTGCTGTCCCTCTTCTATGCCGTGGTCACTCCCATCCTCAATCCTATCATCTACAGCTTACGGAACGCTGATGTCAAGGCTGCCCTGAAGAGAACTCTCCAGAAAATGAAGCCTTCAGATTTCTGA